The genomic DNA TCCGCGACGCGGGTGTTGGCGATGTCGGGGTAGCGGTTCATCGCGCGGCTCGCCTCGGCGACCGCGTCGAGCACCTCGGGCAGCGGGGCGAAGGGGTTCTCGTTGCTCGAGAGCTTGTACGTGACCAGGTCACCCCGCTCGGGGGCGGGACGGCCGGCGACGTACGCGGGCAGCGCGGACACGGCGGGGCGCAGCGGGACGGGCATGGGTCCTTCGTTCGACCGGGGCAGCAGGACGGGGTCTGGCGACCTACAGGCGCACGAGGCCGTTCGGCGTCGCGAAGACCGCGGCGACGATGCCGGGCTGGCCGTTGGGCGCGACCCACTCGATGTCGAGGTGGTCGAGCACCAGGTTGGCCTTGCCGCCCAGCCACTCGTCCACGCGGTCGTGGTCGCCGGCGATCTCGAGCTTGGACAGGGCGATGTCCCCGCCGCCCGCCGATGGGTGCGAGGCGGGGTCGCTCAGCCACTGGACGAAGAAGGGCAGCTGCGGGTCGCTCTGCAGGCCCTTGACCCCGAGCTGGCGCCAGCGGAGCTGGTGGTTGTCGGGGGTGAACCGGCTGCCGTCGACCGCGGTGCGCCCGAGCCGCTGCTCGAAGGGCGCCACGTCGCTCACGGACACGACCCAGCCGAGCCAGCCGCCGCCGTCCTCGGAGCGGGCGCGGACGGCCTGGCCGAAGGGCGCCTTCTCCGCGGCCGGGTGGTCGAGGACCTCGACCACCTCGAGGTACTGCCCGCCGGCCAGCGGGAGGATCCGGTTCTGGGTGCCGAACCGCGGGTGGAAGCCCCCGTCGACGAAGCGGGCCCCGAGCTGCCCCCCGAGCCGCCGGGTCGTCTCGTCGAGGCCCTCGGGCCCCGCGGCGAAGGCGAGGTGGTCCAGCTGCATCGTGGTCCCCTGCATCAGCCCATCCTGACCCGGGATGAGCCACGGGTGGGCACCGGGTCCGCGGGATGGGCCAGCAGCCGGCCCCTCCGCGTCTCGAACTCCTCGCACAGCCCGACCAGCACCGCGTACGCCCGCTCGCCCATCAGCGCGCGCAGCTCGTCGGCGTTGGTGGCGTAGACGGGGGCGTCGGCGACGTGGGCCTCGGTGTTCGACGAGCAGTACCAGTCCAGGTCGTGCCCGCCCGGGCCCCAGCCCTCGCGGCCGTACTCGCCGATGCTCACCTCGAGGTAGGTCGTGTCGTCGGTCCGCGTCACGGTCCGGTACTGGCGCCGCTGCGGCAGCTGCCAGCACACGTCGGGCTTGGTCTCGGTGATCGGCACGTCGACCTCGAGGGCCATCCGGTGCAGGGCGCAGCCAGAGCCGCCCGGGAAGCTCGGACGGTTCAGGAAGACGCAGGCGCCGTCGTGGACGCGGGTCTTGCGGGCGGGCTCGGTGCCCTCGGGCAGGTCGGTCACGTCCTCCAGCTCGACCCACCCGGCGCGCAGGCCGACGTCACGGTGCTGCCACTGCTCGGGCGTCAGCGAACCCACCGCCTCGGCCACCCGCTGCTCGTCCTCGTCGTCGGCGAAGTGCGCCCCGAGGGTGCAGCAGCCGTCGTCGGGCCGGTCGGCGTAGATGCCGGGGCAGCCGCGGCCGAAGATGCAGGTCCAGCGCGAGGTCAGCCACGTGAGGTCGCAGCGGAACACCTGGTCCGGGTCGTCGGGGTCGGTGAACTCCGTCCACGCCCGCGGAAATCCGACGCTCACCTCGGGCATCGGACCAGCGTAGTCTCGCAGGGTGACGGACCCGAGCCCTCGTGAGGCGCAGTCGTCCCCCGCACTCCCGAAGGTGGCGCTGTCGACCTCCTCGGTCTACCCGGAGGGCACGTCCAGCGGCTTCGAGCTGGCCCGCAAGCTGGGCTACGACGGCGTCGAGCTGATGGTCGGCATCGACGCGGTCGCCGCCGACATCGACGCGGTGGAGAAGCTGCGCGACTACCACGGCGTGCCGGTGCTCGCCGTGCACGCGCCCTGCCTGCTGATCAGCCAGCGGGTGTGGGGGACCGACCCGTGGGCCAAGCTCGACCGCTCCGCCGAGGCCGCCATCCGCCTCGGGGCGGACGTCGTCGTCGTGCACCCGCCGTTCCGCTGGCAGGCCGAGTACGCCCGCGGCTTCGTGGCCGGCATCGAGCGGCTCAACGCCGAGTACGACGTCACCTTCTGCGTCGAGAACATGTACCCGTGGCGCACGCCGGGCCGTGAGGTCAAGGCGTACGTGCCCGGCTGGGACCCGACCGAGCTGGCGTACGAGCACCTGACGCTCGACTTCTCCCACGCCTCGACGGCCCAGCAGCAGTCGATCGACCTGGCCAAGTCGTGGGGCTCCCGCCTGCAGCACATCCACCTCACCGACGGCACGGGCTCCCGCAAGGACGAGCACCTGATGCCGGGCTTCGGCGACCAGCGCGCGGGCGAGACGCTCACCTGGGTCGCGGAGAACGGCTTCGACGGCCACGTCGTGCTCGAGGTCAACTCGCGCAAGAGCGGTTCGCGGGCCAAGCGCGAGGACGACCTGCGCCAGGCGCTCGACTTCACCCGCGAGCACCTGGCTGCGGCCACGCGGAGCTTCGCCGTCGACGGGACCGGGACCGCGCAGGAGCGGTGACTAGGCGCTGACGCGCTCCAGGAACGGAGCCGCGGCCTCCACGAGCGCCGCCGGGTCACGGGCGACCCAGCCCTCCTTGGCGCCGGGCACGACCAGCAGCTCGGAGCCGGGCAGCACGGCGGCCAGCCGGCGGCTGGGCCCGCGGTTGATGGCGTCGCGCTCGCCGAGCACGACCACGGCCGGCACCTCGACGCGGCCCGCGAAGGGCGTCCAGTCCACCGTGCGGACCTGGTCGAGCAGCTCGAGCACCCGGCGCTGCGGCCCGTGGAGCTGCTGCACCCGGCCGACCGACAGCAGCCCGTACGCGGCGTCGGCGAGCCCGCGGCGCTGGCGGTCCACCGCCCGGCTGGCCGTGGTCAGGACGAGGGCGGCGACGCGGTCGGGGTGGTTCGCGGCGACGTGCAGGGCGACCATCGCGCCGTAGCCGCTCCCGCAGAGGACCGCTCGAGCGGCACCCGCGCTGTCCAGGGCCTCGAGCACGCTCAACCCGGGCGACTCGAGGACGACGAGCCCGGGCGCGGGGGAGAGGTCGGGGAGCAGGGCCGTGCGGCCACGCCCCGTCCAGGCCTGCTGCCACGACTCGTCGCTGCCGCCGGCCGAGGTGGCGGGGCGCAGCACGACGGCGGGGGCGGTGGTGGTCACGTGATCATCCTCGCCCACTCAGAGCCAGCTCACGCGTGGCGCGATCACCGCGTAGCCGACGAAGGCGGCGACGTCGAGCAGGGTGTGGGCGACGACGAGCGGCGTCACGCGTCGCCAGCGCAGGAACACGAGCACGAAGACCACGCCCATGATCAGGTTTCCGACGAAGCCGCCGTAGCCCTGGTAGAGGTGGTACGAGCCGCGCACGACCGCGCTGAAGGCGATCACCGCCGGCATCGCCCAGCCGAGCTGGCGCAGGCGGACGACGAGGTAGCCGACCATGATCACCTCCTCGAGCGCCGCGTTCTGCGCCGCGGAGAGGACGAGGACCGGGATGGTCCACCAGTGGTCGCCGAGGCCGGAGGCCTGGACGTCGGTGTTGAAGCCGAGCGCCCGCGCGCCGAGGTAGAGCCCGAGCCCGGGGATCCCGATGCACGCCGCGATGACGACCCCACCGAGCAGGTCGATCCGCGGGCGCGGCGGGACCAGGCCGACCAGGCGGCCG from Microlunatus sagamiharensis includes the following:
- a CDS encoding CPBP family intramembrane glutamic endopeptidase: MAMALRERLVGPSGWSGLVLHPPALPDVARSRYGFEIFLVLGLSLGRSAVYSILSIVERETRGVPLAAQTSTLNSSATPDRPWLDLGYQLVGIGFAMVPVLLALYLLNATNAPAGRLVGLVPPRPRIDLLGGVVIAACIGIPGLGLYLGARALGFNTDVQASGLGDHWWTIPVLVLSAAQNAALEEVIMVGYLVVRLRQLGWAMPAVIAFSAVVRGSYHLYQGYGGFVGNLIMGVVFVLVFLRWRRVTPLVVAHTLLDVAAFVGYAVIAPRVSWL
- a CDS encoding alpha/beta fold hydrolase, which gives rise to MTTTAPAVVLRPATSAGGSDESWQQAWTGRGRTALLPDLSPAPGLVVLESPGLSVLEALDSAGAARAVLCGSGYGAMVALHVAANHPDRVAALVLTTASRAVDRQRRGLADAAYGLLSVGRVQQLHGPQRRVLELLDQVRTVDWTPFAGRVEVPAVVVLGERDAINRGPSRRLAAVLPGSELLVVPGAKEGWVARDPAALVEAAAPFLERVSA
- a CDS encoding VOC family protein, producing MQLDHLAFAAGPEGLDETTRRLGGQLGARFVDGGFHPRFGTQNRILPLAGGQYLEVVEVLDHPAAEKAPFGQAVRARSEDGGGWLGWVVSVSDVAPFEQRLGRTAVDGSRFTPDNHQLRWRQLGVKGLQSDPQLPFFVQWLSDPASHPSAGGGDIALSKLEIAGDHDRVDEWLGGKANLVLDHLDIEWVAPNGQPGIVAAVFATPNGLVRL
- a CDS encoding sugar phosphate isomerase/epimerase family protein, with protein sequence MALSTSSVYPEGTSSGFELARKLGYDGVELMVGIDAVAADIDAVEKLRDYHGVPVLAVHAPCLLISQRVWGTDPWAKLDRSAEAAIRLGADVVVVHPPFRWQAEYARGFVAGIERLNAEYDVTFCVENMYPWRTPGREVKAYVPGWDPTELAYEHLTLDFSHASTAQQQSIDLAKSWGSRLQHIHLTDGTGSRKDEHLMPGFGDQRAGETLTWVAENGFDGHVVLEVNSRKSGSRAKREDDLRQALDFTREHLAAATRSFAVDGTGTAQER